The Amycolatopsis sp. 195334CR genome window below encodes:
- a CDS encoding RecQ family ATP-dependent DNA helicase, protein MHTDTADTTGLRQRSDELLRALAGDAAVLREDQWTAIEALVAHRRRALVVQRTGWGKSAVYFLATALLREQGAGPTVIISPLLALMRNQIAAAARAGIHAATMNSANQQDWDEVQADIAAGRTDVLLVSPERLNNPDFRDNVLPKLTATAGLLVVDEAHCISDWGHDFRPDYRRLRTLLGELPDGVPVLATTATANNRVVTDVAEQLGVGAHSSGDALVLRGPLDRESLHLQVVRVPTAEARLAWLAERLGELPGSGIIYTLTVAGAYDVARLLNEHGYPVTAYTGKTEPADRQAAEDDLLANRVKALVATSALGMGFDKPDLGFVVHVGAPSSPIAYYQQVGRAGRGVHRAEVVLLPGHEDVEIWRYFGSLAFPGKRVVDQLLDALAVADRPLSTAALEPKVELSRTRLEMVLKVLDVDGAVRRVRGGWESTGQPWEYDARRYERVSEARNAEQQAMLDYQNTTGCRMQFLLTQLDDPHAAPCGRCDNCTGNHLSAAVSESIVDKTAQDLRRPGVELASRRQWPTGMAGLGIKASGKIAAGEQTEPGRALGRLTDIGWGNRLRELVGDSAADGAVPDAVFQACVQVLAAWDWAERPVAVVSLPSSTRPTLVRDFAQRIAEIGRLDYLGSLAADGERPRRANSAQRVADLWNRLSLPPELAEAVAELNGPVLLIDDVADTGWTMAIAARLLRQAGAPAVLPFALASTS, encoded by the coding sequence GTGCACACCGACACCGCAGACACCACGGGGCTCCGCCAGCGCTCCGACGAACTGCTCCGCGCCCTCGCCGGGGACGCCGCCGTCCTGCGCGAGGACCAGTGGACCGCGATCGAGGCGCTGGTCGCCCACCGGCGGCGCGCGCTGGTCGTGCAGCGCACCGGCTGGGGCAAGTCGGCGGTGTACTTCCTGGCCACCGCGTTGCTGCGGGAGCAGGGCGCGGGCCCGACGGTGATCATCTCGCCGCTGCTGGCGCTGATGCGCAACCAGATCGCCGCGGCGGCGCGGGCCGGGATCCACGCGGCCACGATGAACTCCGCCAACCAGCAGGACTGGGACGAGGTGCAGGCCGACATCGCCGCCGGGCGCACCGACGTGCTGCTGGTCAGCCCCGAACGGCTGAACAACCCGGACTTCCGCGACAACGTGCTGCCGAAGCTGACCGCCACCGCCGGGCTGCTGGTGGTCGACGAGGCGCACTGCATCTCCGACTGGGGCCACGACTTCCGCCCCGACTACCGGCGCCTGCGCACCCTTCTGGGTGAACTCCCCGACGGCGTACCCGTGCTGGCGACCACGGCGACGGCGAACAACCGGGTGGTCACCGACGTGGCCGAGCAGCTGGGCGTCGGCGCGCACAGTTCCGGCGACGCGCTGGTGCTGCGCGGACCGCTCGACCGCGAGAGCCTGCACCTCCAGGTGGTCCGGGTGCCGACCGCCGAGGCCCGGCTGGCCTGGCTGGCCGAACGGCTCGGCGAGCTGCCCGGCTCCGGGATCATCTACACGCTCACCGTCGCCGGCGCCTACGACGTGGCCAGGCTGCTCAACGAGCACGGTTACCCGGTCACCGCCTACACCGGCAAGACCGAACCCGCCGACCGCCAGGCCGCCGAGGACGACCTGCTGGCCAACCGGGTCAAGGCGCTGGTCGCCACCTCCGCGCTGGGCATGGGCTTCGACAAGCCGGACCTCGGTTTTGTGGTGCACGTCGGCGCGCCGTCCTCGCCGATCGCCTACTACCAGCAGGTCGGCCGCGCCGGGCGTGGTGTGCACCGCGCCGAAGTGGTGCTGCTGCCCGGTCACGAGGACGTGGAGATCTGGCGCTACTTCGGCTCGCTGGCCTTCCCCGGCAAGCGGGTGGTCGACCAGCTGCTGGACGCGCTGGCCGTGGCCGACCGTCCACTGTCGACGGCCGCGCTGGAGCCGAAGGTGGAGCTTTCGCGCACCCGCCTGGAAATGGTGCTCAAGGTGCTCGATGTGGACGGTGCCGTGCGCCGGGTGCGCGGGGGCTGGGAGAGCACCGGGCAGCCGTGGGAGTACGACGCGCGGCGCTACGAACGGGTCAGCGAGGCGCGCAACGCCGAGCAGCAGGCCATGCTCGACTACCAGAACACCACCGGCTGCCGCATGCAGTTCCTGCTCACCCAGCTCGACGACCCGCACGCCGCACCGTGCGGCCGTTGCGACAACTGCACCGGCAACCACCTCTCGGCCGCGGTCTCCGAGTCCATTGTCGACAAAACGGCCCAGGATCTGCGCCGGCCGGGCGTCGAACTGGCCTCGCGGCGGCAGTGGCCGACCGGCATGGCCGGATTGGGCATTAAGGCCTCGGGCAAGATCGCCGCCGGCGAGCAGACCGAACCCGGCCGCGCGCTCGGCCGGTTGACCGACATCGGCTGGGGCAATCGTTTGCGCGAGCTGGTCGGAGACTCGGCGGCCGACGGTGCGGTGCCCGACGCGGTGTTCCAGGCGTGCGTGCAGGTGCTCGCCGCGTGGGACTGGGCCGAACGCCCGGTCGCGGTGGTCTCGCTGCCGTCGAGCACGCGCCCCACCCTGGTGCGCGACTTCGCCCAGCGGATCGCCGAGATCGGCAGGCTGGACTACCTCGGCTCGCTCGCCGCCGACGGCGAACGGCCGCGCCGGGCGAACAGCGCGCAACGCGTGGCCGACCTGTGGAACCGGCTGTCCCTGCCGCCGGAACTGGCCGAGGCCGTGGCGGAACTCAACGGCCCGGTGCTGCTGATCGACGACGTGGCCGACACCGGCTGGACGATGGCCATCGCCGCCCGGCTGCTGCGCCAGGCGGGGGCACCGGCGGTGCTGCCGTTCGCGCTCGCCAGCACTTCCTGA
- the nadD gene encoding nicotinate-nucleotide adenylyltransferase — translation MPERRRIGVMGGTFDPVHHGHLVAASEVQSRFALDEVIFVPTGQPWQKSDRVVTRAEDRYLMTVIATASNPVFSVSRVDIERGGQTYTVDTLRDLRAEYPDTELHFITGADALEQILTWRNADELFDLAHFIGVTRPGYHLNDHHLPSGKVSLVEVTAMAISSTGCRERVERGEPVWYLVPDGVVRYIDKRGLYRQD, via the coding sequence ATGCCAGAACGGCGTCGAATCGGGGTCATGGGCGGAACCTTCGATCCCGTCCACCACGGGCACCTCGTCGCGGCCAGCGAGGTGCAGTCGCGCTTCGCCCTCGACGAGGTCATCTTCGTGCCGACGGGCCAGCCGTGGCAGAAGTCGGACCGGGTGGTCACCCGCGCCGAGGACCGGTACCTGATGACGGTGATCGCCACCGCCTCCAACCCGGTGTTCTCGGTCAGCCGGGTGGACATCGAGCGCGGCGGGCAGACCTACACCGTGGACACGCTGCGTGATCTCCGCGCCGAGTACCCGGACACCGAACTGCACTTCATCACCGGCGCCGACGCCCTCGAGCAGATCCTCACCTGGCGCAACGCCGACGAGCTGTTCGACCTGGCCCACTTCATCGGCGTGACCCGGCCCGGGTACCACCTCAACGACCACCACCTGCCCAGCGGCAAGGTGAGCCTGGTCGAGGTGACCGCGATGGCGATCTCCTCCACCGGCTGCCGCGAACGCGTCGAGCGCGGTGAGCCGGTCTGGTACCTGGTGCCCGACGGCGTGGTCCGGTACATCGACAAACGCGGGCTGTACCGGCAAGACTGA
- a CDS encoding serine/threonine-protein kinase, translating into MREGELVAGRYRLPERVGADQEFATGLRHPNVVAQYESVTEHGDRWLVMEYVPSRNLAEVLREDGPLPPRDAARIGAHLTDALDAVHRAGVVHRDVTPGNTLIADDGTVKLTDFGISRPLWNEVTMTQGSLVPGTRVISRRRSPTVPTRRGLRTCFPWGCCFSARWKGVRRSVTPNTRWSSSAARRPGRWDGRNTPVRSRRC; encoded by the coding sequence GTGCGCGAGGGGGAGCTGGTCGCGGGCCGGTACCGGTTGCCGGAGCGGGTCGGGGCCGACCAGGAGTTCGCGACCGGTCTGCGGCACCCGAACGTGGTCGCCCAGTACGAGTCGGTCACCGAGCACGGGGACCGCTGGCTGGTGATGGAGTACGTGCCGTCGCGCAACCTCGCCGAGGTGCTGCGGGAGGACGGCCCGCTCCCGCCACGCGACGCCGCGCGCATCGGCGCCCACCTCACCGACGCGCTGGACGCCGTGCACCGCGCCGGCGTGGTCCACCGCGATGTCACGCCGGGCAACACCCTCATCGCGGACGACGGCACGGTGAAGCTGACCGACTTCGGCATCTCCCGTCCACTGTGGAACGAAGTCACCATGACCCAGGGTTCGCTGGTCCCCGGTACCCGGGTTATCTCGCGCCGGAGGTCGCCAACGGTGCCGACCCGACGCGGGCTTCGGACCTGTTTTCCTTGGGGGTGTTGCTTTTCCGCGCGGTGGAAGGGCGTTCGGCGTTCGGTGACGCCGAACACCCGCTGGTCCTCCTCCGCCGCTCGGCGGCCGGGGAGGTGGGACGGCCGGAACACGCCGGTGCGCTCACGCCGGTGCTGA
- the rsfS gene encoding ribosome silencing factor, which yields MTATSEARELAVTAAHAAADKKASNVVVLDVSDQLVITDAFVIASAPNERQVGAIVDNVEEKLREAGHKPVRREGAREGRWVLLDFVDVVVHVQHDEERSFYGLERLWKDCPRIEVDGLAVGADEEEPAEERP from the coding sequence TTGACCGCCACGTCCGAAGCCCGGGAACTGGCCGTCACCGCCGCACACGCGGCGGCGGACAAGAAGGCGTCGAACGTGGTCGTGCTGGACGTCTCCGACCAGCTCGTGATCACCGACGCCTTCGTGATCGCCTCGGCCCCCAACGAACGGCAGGTCGGCGCCATCGTCGACAACGTCGAGGAGAAGCTCCGCGAAGCCGGGCACAAGCCGGTCCGCCGCGAGGGCGCGCGCGAAGGCCGCTGGGTGCTGCTCGACTTCGTCGACGTCGTGGTGCACGTCCAGCACGACGAGGAGCGCTCGTTCTACGGCCTCGAACGGCTGTGGAAGGACTGCCCGCGCATCGAGGTCGACGGCCTGGCCGTGGGTGCCGACGAGGAGGAACCAGCCGAGGAGCGCCCGTGA
- a CDS encoding histidine phosphatase family protein has product MTQRLVLWRHGETDYNAAGRMQGHLDSALTQVGWNQARFAAPALARFSPELVIASDLHRATDTATVLTEAIGVPLRIDKRLRETHLGEWQGLTGAEVDAKYPGERDLWRTDATWAPPGGESRVDVADRAYEVVADLMAADAGHTVLLAAHGGLITALTARLLGLPVETWPTLGGIANCHWVELGRRNEMWRLIAYNAGITG; this is encoded by the coding sequence GTGACGCAGCGGCTGGTGCTGTGGCGGCACGGTGAGACCGACTACAATGCCGCCGGCCGCATGCAGGGGCACCTCGACTCCGCGCTGACGCAGGTGGGCTGGAACCAGGCGCGGTTCGCCGCGCCCGCGCTCGCCCGCTTCTCGCCGGAGCTGGTGATCGCCTCCGACCTCCACCGCGCCACCGACACCGCCACCGTGCTCACCGAGGCCATCGGCGTGCCGCTGCGCATCGACAAGCGCCTGCGCGAGACGCACCTCGGCGAGTGGCAGGGCCTGACCGGCGCCGAGGTCGACGCCAAGTACCCCGGCGAGCGGGACCTCTGGCGCACCGACGCCACCTGGGCCCCGCCCGGCGGTGAGTCACGCGTGGACGTGGCCGATCGCGCGTACGAGGTGGTCGCGGACCTGATGGCCGCCGACGCCGGGCACACCGTGCTGCTGGCCGCGCACGGCGGGCTGATCACCGCGCTGACCGCGCGCCTGCTCGGCCTGCCGGTCGAGACCTGGCCCACGCTCGGGGGCATCGCCAACTGCCACTGGGTCGAGCTGGGGCGCCGCAACGAGATGTGGCGGTTGATCGCGTACAACGCGGGCATCACCGGGTGA
- the octT gene encoding diglucosylglycerate octanoyltransferase, which produces MSPRLLVFGDSLSFHGPDHEYAADEPRLWPNLTADALGGTADLVAGFGWNARDLWWSLTGDPRVWAELHRADVVLLAIGSMDTLPSPLPTYLRTGLRYLRPDGLRRVARRAYLAAQPRLAVALRGRPAVLPAALTVRYLDMSVEALRTLRPDLPIVGMLPSVHRAASYGGVHTARPGAAAAMADWARRRDVPMLDLAEVVGPHVLGGHGNPDGMHWGWAGHAAVGAEMAKLVAPLLFTEEPREAP; this is translated from the coding sequence GTGAGCCCGCGGCTGCTGGTTTTCGGGGACTCGCTGAGCTTCCACGGCCCCGATCACGAGTACGCGGCCGACGAACCCCGGCTCTGGCCGAACCTCACCGCCGACGCGCTCGGCGGCACCGCCGACTTGGTCGCCGGCTTCGGCTGGAACGCGCGCGACCTGTGGTGGTCGCTGACCGGCGACCCGCGCGTGTGGGCCGAACTGCACCGGGCCGACGTGGTGCTGCTCGCCATCGGCAGCATGGACACGCTGCCGTCGCCGCTGCCGACGTACCTGCGCACCGGGCTGCGCTACCTGCGCCCGGACGGCCTGCGCCGGGTCGCCCGGCGCGCCTACCTCGCCGCCCAGCCGCGGCTGGCGGTGGCCCTGCGCGGGCGGCCCGCCGTGCTGCCCGCCGCGTTGACCGTGCGGTACCTGGACATGTCGGTCGAGGCGCTGCGGACGCTGCGCCCGGACCTGCCGATCGTCGGCATGCTGCCGTCGGTGCACCGCGCCGCGTCCTACGGCGGCGTGCACACCGCCCGCCCCGGCGCGGCGGCGGCGATGGCCGACTGGGCCCGGCGGCGCGACGTGCCGATGCTCGACCTCGCCGAGGTCGTCGGCCCGCACGTGCTCGGTGGCCACGGCAATCCCGACGGCATGCACTGGGGCTGGGCGGGACACGCCGCGGTGGGCGCCGAAATGGCAAAACTAGTCGCCCCGTTGCTGTTCACCGAAGAACCACGCGAGGCACCGTAG
- a CDS encoding DegV family protein yields MPVAVVTDSTAHLPEGFADRHAIRVVPLHVLIDGVSALDGTDVGPAALAEALGQRRIVTTSRPTPSEFATQFRAALADGAEAVVSVHLSRELSGTWEAAVLAAQEVGPDKVRIVDSRTTAMGLGFAALHASSAAASGASPAEVEKAAVEAARRSETLFVVETLEHLRRGGRIGSAAALLGTALAVKPVLHMAEGRILPLEKVRTMNRAMARMVDLAVRAAGDDPVELAVHHLASPERAVELANRLEDQLPHSSGCVVSELGAVIGAHTGPGVLGVVVQRP; encoded by the coding sequence GTGCCGGTAGCCGTAGTCACGGATTCGACCGCCCACCTGCCGGAGGGCTTCGCCGACCGGCATGCGATCCGGGTGGTGCCCCTGCACGTGCTCATCGACGGGGTGTCCGCACTGGACGGCACCGATGTGGGGCCCGCCGCGCTCGCCGAAGCACTCGGCCAGCGCCGCATCGTCACCACCTCCCGGCCGACGCCCTCGGAGTTCGCCACGCAGTTCCGCGCCGCACTGGCCGACGGCGCGGAGGCGGTGGTCTCGGTGCACCTGTCCCGTGAGCTGTCGGGCACCTGGGAGGCGGCGGTGCTGGCCGCGCAGGAGGTCGGCCCGGACAAGGTCCGCATCGTCGACTCGCGCACCACCGCGATGGGGCTCGGCTTCGCCGCGCTGCACGCGTCGTCCGCCGCCGCCTCGGGCGCCTCACCCGCCGAGGTGGAGAAGGCCGCCGTGGAGGCGGCTCGCCGCTCGGAGACGCTGTTCGTGGTGGAGACCCTGGAACACCTCCGCCGCGGCGGCCGGATCGGCTCGGCCGCCGCGCTGCTGGGGACCGCGCTGGCGGTGAAACCGGTGCTGCACATGGCCGAAGGCCGCATCCTGCCGCTGGAGAAGGTGCGCACGATGAACCGCGCCATGGCGCGCATGGTGGATTTGGCGGTCCGCGCCGCCGGGGACGACCCGGTGGAGCTCGCCGTGCACCACCTGGCCTCGCCGGAGCGCGCGGTCGAGCTGGCGAACCGGCTGGAGGACCAGCTGCCGCACTCGTCGGGCTGCGTGGTGTCCGAACTCGGCGCGGTGATCGGCGCGCACACCGGCCCCGGCGTGCTCGGGGTCGTGGTCCAGCGCCCCTGA
- a CDS encoding DUF6221 family protein, translating into MTDLVAFLTARVNERQSLIMRTVQKGKAGDQLDRADLATQTEMRIRGLGTVELESINRMIREVEATRLIVEAHETTVTDRVAGFPLYGGDYWCEICHVPGGEPGQTWCRTLRLLALPYADHPDYRREWRP; encoded by the coding sequence TTGACCGACCTGGTGGCGTTCCTGACCGCGAGGGTGAACGAACGCCAGAGCCTGATCATGCGGACGGTGCAGAAGGGCAAGGCGGGCGATCAGCTCGATCGTGCCGACCTCGCCACCCAGACCGAGATGCGCATCCGCGGCCTCGGCACGGTGGAGCTCGAATCGATCAACCGGATGATCCGCGAGGTCGAGGCGACCCGGTTGATCGTCGAGGCCCACGAGACCACGGTGACCGACCGCGTCGCCGGCTTCCCCCTGTACGGCGGGGACTATTGGTGCGAGATCTGCCACGTCCCCGGCGGGGAGCCGGGGCAGACTTGGTGCCGGACGCTGCGCCTGCTCGCGCTGCCCTACGCCGACCATCCTGACTACCGCCGCGAATGGCGCCCTTGA
- a CDS encoding SRPBCC domain-containing protein — MTYSRTGVIHVDQFMNAPAAKVWRALTDPEVHAKWWAPGDISDQPGHEFHLRMPGFGEIPCKIIEADPPRRLVYTFNGDWTLTWDLVEEGHGTRLLLTHSGFDLDDKRQRDACERMGPGWRDEVLPRLAKLLPDLG, encoded by the coding sequence ATGACCTACTCCCGTACCGGCGTCATCCACGTCGATCAGTTCATGAACGCACCGGCCGCGAAGGTGTGGCGGGCGCTCACCGATCCCGAAGTGCACGCGAAGTGGTGGGCGCCCGGCGACATCAGCGACCAGCCCGGCCACGAGTTCCACCTGCGGATGCCGGGCTTCGGGGAGATCCCGTGCAAGATCATCGAAGCCGACCCGCCGCGGCGGCTCGTCTACACCTTCAACGGCGACTGGACGCTGACCTGGGACCTCGTCGAAGAGGGTCACGGCACCCGGCTCCTGCTCACGCACTCCGGGTTCGACCTCGACGACAAGCGGCAGCGCGACGCCTGCGAGCGCATGGGCCCCGGCTGGCGAGACGAGGTGCTGCCGCGATTGGCGAAACTCCTGCCGGACCTGGGCTGA
- a CDS encoding metalloregulator ArsR/SmtB family transcription factor: protein MSDEVFVALASPARRRLLELLADGPWTAGDLAAQFDMSRPSVAEHLKILRNAALVRDEPVGRQRFYHLEPAPLEQVGDWLHPFERFWRERLRTMAELLENEDE, encoded by the coding sequence ATGTCCGACGAAGTGTTTGTGGCGTTGGCCAGTCCGGCCCGGCGGCGACTGTTGGAGCTGCTGGCGGACGGGCCCTGGACGGCGGGCGACCTGGCGGCGCAGTTCGACATGAGCCGGCCGTCGGTGGCGGAACACCTGAAGATCCTGCGCAACGCGGCGCTCGTCCGCGACGAACCGGTGGGGAGGCAGCGGTTCTACCACCTCGAGCCCGCACCACTGGAACAGGTCGGCGACTGGCTGCACCCGTTCGAGCGGTTCTGGCGCGAGCGTTTGCGCACCATGGCGGAACTCCTGGAAAACGAGGACGAATGA
- a CDS encoding recombinase family protein, whose amino-acid sequence MSSALLPPVVRAGSYGRASALNERSVDDQLAENDAWVEREPTWTMIFVRRDDGISASKYAKKKKRPDWELVMASIEAGEIDILLIWELSRASRDRMVFAALFAACEENDVKIGIGGRVYDLANEEDAFLLDLLAALAVRESGLTAKRIRRSTRSGLASGRPHGKAPFGYAREYDPTTGKMVRQIEDPDNGPIVREMARRVLAGEPLNAIAVDLNARGIFTKPTKKHPEGAPWSLVSVRRTVMNPTYVGKRVHHGKIVDGPAEWPPILDEDEHAQVVARLSDPGRKTWVDGGVKHLLVGIGLCGKVITDEDGTERMCGAKVRLINNRGTPSYACSRKFCVARTKWLVDEFVTDVVIGRLERPDAAELLAQPEDKSEVEELRQKAAGLRARLAGFVDAAAEGEVSPVALAKIEAKLLPQIEEADRRVQALVAAHSPLVAELVGDQARARWEALTIPQQREVIRALGAPIIWPTGRGRWRDPNALGFWWHGTEAPVAPS is encoded by the coding sequence ATGTCAAGCGCTCTGTTGCCGCCGGTAGTGCGAGCTGGCTCGTACGGCCGCGCCAGTGCTTTGAACGAGCGGTCGGTGGACGACCAGCTCGCGGAGAACGACGCCTGGGTCGAGCGCGAGCCGACATGGACCATGATCTTCGTGCGGCGCGACGATGGCATTAGCGCCAGCAAGTACGCCAAGAAAAAGAAGCGCCCCGATTGGGAACTGGTGATGGCCTCGATCGAGGCGGGCGAAATCGACATCCTTCTGATCTGGGAGCTTTCCCGGGCATCGCGCGACCGCATGGTGTTCGCGGCCCTGTTCGCCGCCTGTGAAGAGAACGACGTAAAAATCGGTATCGGCGGCCGGGTTTATGATCTTGCCAACGAGGAGGATGCCTTCCTTTTGGATCTTCTGGCCGCGCTCGCGGTGCGCGAGAGCGGCTTGACCGCCAAGAGGATTCGGCGGAGCACCCGCTCGGGTCTCGCCAGCGGCCGTCCCCACGGCAAGGCGCCCTTTGGGTACGCCAGGGAGTACGACCCGACGACCGGGAAAATGGTCCGCCAGATCGAGGACCCGGACAATGGGCCGATCGTCCGCGAGATGGCCCGCCGAGTCCTCGCAGGGGAACCGCTGAACGCGATTGCCGTCGACCTGAACGCGCGCGGCATCTTCACCAAGCCGACGAAGAAGCACCCCGAGGGCGCGCCGTGGTCTCTAGTCTCGGTCCGTCGCACGGTCATGAATCCGACCTATGTCGGCAAGCGGGTACACCACGGCAAGATCGTTGATGGCCCAGCGGAGTGGCCGCCGATCCTCGACGAGGACGAGCACGCCCAGGTGGTGGCGAGGTTGTCGGACCCCGGTCGCAAGACGTGGGTGGACGGCGGCGTCAAGCACCTCCTCGTGGGTATCGGGCTCTGCGGCAAGGTGATCACCGACGAGGACGGCACTGAGCGGATGTGCGGGGCCAAGGTTCGGCTGATCAACAACCGAGGGACCCCGAGCTACGCCTGCTCGCGCAAGTTCTGCGTTGCCCGCACGAAGTGGCTGGTCGACGAGTTCGTCACCGACGTGGTCATCGGCCGCCTGGAGCGCCCGGACGCGGCCGAACTCCTGGCGCAGCCGGAGGACAAGTCTGAGGTCGAGGAACTTCGGCAGAAGGCGGCCGGACTACGCGCACGGCTGGCCGGTTTCGTGGACGCGGCGGCCGAGGGCGAGGTGTCCCCGGTCGCCCTCGCGAAGATCGAGGCGAAGCTGCTGCCGCAGATCGAGGAGGCCGACCGCCGCGTTCAGGCCCTCGTCGCCGCGCACAGTCCGCTGGTGGCCGAACTCGTCGGCGATCAGGCTAGGGCGCGGTGGGAGGCGCTGACGATCCCTCAGCAGCGCGAAGTGATCCGCGCGTTGGGCGCGCCGATCATCTGGCCCACGGGCCGGGGAAGGTGGCGGGACCCGAACGCGCTGGGCTTCTGGTGGCATGGCACCGAGGCTCCCGTGGCGCCGAGCTGA
- a CDS encoding NUMOD4 motif-containing HNH endonuclease, which translates to MNSINGRVLPETWRSVPGFEGRYSVSDWGRVLSHLPRHKNGSGLLRPSRDRKGYLRVGLFKDGRNHTVTVHKLVLTAFVGPRPEGLEARHLDGNPAHNALVNLCWGSSKENAQDTVRLGRHASSRRTACPSGHRYAEEGYVDRGRKRRCRSCEATRRRARTEAERAQREGARRG; encoded by the coding sequence ATGAATTCTATCAATGGGCGAGTTCTGCCTGAAACCTGGCGGTCGGTCCCCGGCTTCGAGGGCCGATACAGCGTCAGCGACTGGGGCCGCGTGCTTTCGCATCTGCCCCGGCACAAGAACGGGTCCGGCCTGCTCCGGCCCTCTCGGGACCGCAAGGGCTACTTGCGCGTCGGGCTCTTCAAGGACGGCCGGAACCACACGGTCACCGTGCACAAGCTCGTGCTGACCGCGTTCGTGGGGCCGAGGCCGGAAGGGCTCGAAGCTCGGCACCTCGACGGGAACCCGGCCCACAACGCGCTGGTCAACCTCTGCTGGGGGTCCTCGAAGGAGAACGCCCAGGACACGGTCCGCCTGGGGCGGCACGCTTCCTCGCGGCGCACGGCCTGTCCGAGCGGCCACCGGTACGCCGAGGAGGGCTACGTAGATCGTGGCCGCAAGCGCCGGTGCCGTTCCTGCGAGGCCACCCGGCGGCGGGCGCGTACCGAGGCTGAGCGTGCCCAGCGGGAAGGTGCCCGCCGTGGCTGA